In one window of Leptospira sp. GIMC2001 DNA:
- a CDS encoding ChaN family lipoprotein — protein MTQKPKKNYNPLGIFLLTFCSLITSVNSQVLQPSQYVDSLESLENVDVLVIGEEHDDEQAHQLTLSILRSVSEKTSVSLSLEMLEWDQQNPVDEFLSGEINRSSFLKSSLFWNNFSKDYMPLLDYSFDHKIPVICSNPPRRYVNKISREGILAFRKSSSYTIDYLPLAHSILRDRSTEYEKRLRELFNTHTNQAKNTKTESHDESNKATLNTTKKMDEAASDLGWMDRLILAQHTWDAGMSQKILQEHFRSGNKIIHLNGRFHSDFGGGVPHRLRKNGLRVRTISFIPENKWNPSDESKIADFVILTKRPIE, from the coding sequence ATGACTCAAAAACCAAAAAAAAATTATAATCCCCTAGGCATTTTTTTATTAACCTTTTGTTCTCTTATAACTTCCGTTAATTCTCAAGTCTTACAACCTTCGCAATATGTGGATTCCCTAGAATCATTAGAAAATGTGGATGTTTTAGTAATTGGAGAAGAACACGATGACGAACAAGCACATCAACTGACGCTTTCGATATTACGTTCAGTATCAGAGAAGACATCCGTCTCTCTATCCTTAGAAATGCTGGAATGGGATCAGCAGAATCCCGTTGATGAATTTCTGAGTGGAGAGATCAACAGATCCTCATTCTTAAAATCATCCCTATTTTGGAATAATTTTTCAAAAGATTATATGCCTTTACTCGATTACTCTTTTGACCACAAAATTCCTGTTATATGCTCTAATCCACCGAGAAGATATGTAAATAAAATATCTAGAGAGGGAATTTTGGCATTTAGAAAATCAAGTTCATACACAATCGATTATTTGCCTTTGGCTCATTCGATTCTAAGAGATCGATCAACCGAATACGAGAAAAGATTGCGAGAATTGTTCAATACTCACACGAATCAAGCCAAAAATACCAAAACTGAATCGCATGATGAATCAAATAAAGCGACATTGAATACAACCAAGAAAATGGATGAGGCAGCCTCTGATCTCGGTTGGATGGATCGATTGATCCTTGCCCAACATACCTGGGATGCTGGAATGTCTCAGAAAATTTTACAAGAGCATTTCCGTTCAGGTAACAAAATCATCCACTTGAACGGTAGATTTCATAGTGATTTTGGAGGCGGGGTTCCCCATAGACTCAGAAAAAATGGACTTCGAGTGCGAACGATCAGCTTCATTCCTGAGAATAAATGGAATCCTTCCGACGAATCCAAAATTGCAGACTTTGTGATTTTGACAAAACGACCGATAGAATAG
- a CDS encoding 5'-methylthioadenosine/S-adenosylhomocysteine nucleosidase family protein yields MPIIHLALPAEAKTLRNRLGLKKIRSIRKMEIFQKENLSLVVSGVGKVNTAVAIASVSSLYPQSSDYYLNLGICGSCRSDQLVGEAFMVSKCTDIGTGRSYYPDLISSSPWKSASIASFDKPVIGIAPDGYDLVDMEASAFFQSAIYFAESHRIHSVKIVSDHLEGNFCKAEDIESWMDKNMDSIISWLEFQSNPTKDLDSSIELAQNIHTIVDSIAKNLRLTATQTFTLQNVIESWSFRNIEYSRKPSDSWKQFLYKQSDFPNKSESKSRLKSIMQFFQNE; encoded by the coding sequence TTGCCGATTATCCATTTAGCATTGCCTGCCGAAGCAAAAACTTTACGCAATCGGTTAGGTCTCAAAAAGATTCGCTCGATTAGAAAAATGGAAATTTTTCAGAAAGAGAATCTGAGTCTGGTAGTAAGCGGAGTTGGAAAGGTCAACACAGCTGTTGCAATAGCGAGTGTTTCCAGTCTATATCCTCAATCATCGGATTATTATTTGAATCTGGGAATCTGCGGGAGTTGCAGATCGGATCAACTTGTCGGTGAAGCTTTCATGGTTTCAAAATGCACCGATATTGGAACTGGTCGGTCTTACTATCCCGATCTAATCTCTTCATCGCCTTGGAAATCTGCATCAATTGCGAGTTTTGATAAGCCCGTAATCGGAATTGCACCTGATGGTTACGACCTTGTTGATATGGAAGCATCAGCATTTTTTCAATCAGCGATTTATTTTGCAGAGTCCCATAGAATCCACTCAGTCAAAATTGTGTCTGATCATCTTGAAGGAAATTTCTGCAAGGCTGAGGACATAGAAAGTTGGATGGACAAAAATATGGATTCCATAATTAGCTGGCTTGAATTTCAATCAAACCCGACCAAAGATTTAGATTCGTCCATTGAATTAGCCCAAAATATTCATACGATCGTAGATTCAATAGCCAAAAATCTTCGTCTTACTGCAACACAGACTTTCACATTACAAAATGTAATTGAATCCTGGTCCTTTCGAAATATCGAATATTCAAGAAAACCATCAGATAGTTGGAAACAATTTCTGTATAAGCAAAGCGATTTCCCAAATAAATCGGAAAGCAAATCAAGACTTAAGTCTATAATGCAATTTTTCCAAAATGAATAA
- a CDS encoding SPL family radical SAM protein has product MNKLPPYSHIYIEKGAEKFPIAEKILAKFTRAEIIQVDNYKEIFNRPGQNFQFQKTSPKLILARKKDNFLYKGSNLAPDFGEENFYYNALILNCPFNCDYCYLQGMYNSGNIVIFVNLDDFFEETDKLLDELKRIYLCLSYDTDLLGMESVIGYCKEWIEFARLRPELILELRTKSANWKSIETIQPIPNAILAWTLSPQSVVERFEKKTASLNARLDTLTKALDKGWPVRICIDPILYFDGWQEEYRKLIQEIRRFDVLDRIREVSLGSFRMNRDFFTKVRKSRQDSILFHQHFETEDSATFYPLEIRENLVEFIKEELSQ; this is encoded by the coding sequence ATGAATAAATTACCTCCTTATTCCCATATTTATATTGAGAAAGGTGCAGAAAAATTCCCTATTGCAGAGAAGATTCTAGCCAAATTCACTCGAGCAGAAATCATTCAAGTTGATAATTATAAAGAGATATTCAATCGTCCAGGTCAGAATTTTCAATTTCAGAAAACCTCACCAAAATTAATTCTAGCAAGAAAAAAAGATAATTTTCTTTATAAAGGATCCAATCTAGCTCCGGATTTTGGTGAAGAGAATTTTTACTACAATGCTTTGATTTTAAATTGTCCGTTTAACTGTGATTATTGTTATCTTCAAGGAATGTATAATTCTGGAAATATTGTAATTTTTGTCAATTTGGATGATTTTTTTGAAGAAACAGATAAGTTATTAGATGAATTGAAGAGAATATACTTATGTCTGTCCTATGATACTGATTTATTAGGAATGGAATCGGTTATTGGATATTGTAAGGAATGGATTGAGTTTGCAAGACTTCGTCCTGAATTGATATTAGAACTAAGAACTAAGTCTGCTAATTGGAAATCAATCGAAACCATTCAACCAATTCCGAATGCGATCTTGGCTTGGACGCTTTCTCCGCAATCCGTTGTAGAACGCTTTGAGAAAAAAACAGCAAGTCTAAATGCAAGATTGGACACATTAACGAAGGCATTAGATAAAGGCTGGCCTGTGAGAATATGCATAGATCCTATATTATATTTTGATGGTTGGCAGGAAGAATATAGAAAACTGATTCAAGAAATTCGAAGATTTGATGTGCTAGATCGAATAAGAGAAGTTAGTCTAGGAAGTTTTAGAATGAACCGAGATTTTTTTACCAAAGTAAGAAAATCAAGACAAGACTCCATTCTTTTTCACCAACATTTTGAAACCGAGGATTCGGCAACATTCTATCCATTAGAAATCCGTGAAAATTTAGTCGAATTCATAAAAGAAGAGTTATCGCAATGA
- a CDS encoding MATE family efflux transporter — protein sequence MRKKKKTTDSIHEIRESSELSNEDSILIPNPIPVQPELQKGKFVTGSIWRHVIVMSLTASVGLIAIFFVDLVDIYFLSILGESEIAAAVGFAGAILFFMIALSIGLSITMTALVSKSLGSGNRARAIGWMANVYLLIVYITVPISIVVWIFIPELLSMIGAEGKVLSLGMDYLRIIVPSSPILALAMGSGAVLRAIGDAKRSMFSTMGGAIVNAVLDPIFIFYFELGIEGAAVATVCSRFAILAIALHPLYHLHKMFDGFHFNHFRLELREMMKIFFPAALTNLATPIGNAYVMFTIAAFGESAVAGMSVIGRLAPVAFAVVFASSGAVGPIIGQNFGAERFDRLMETLTKSYYFVFGYVVFISIVLYAMSDWIADWFYLEDSAREIVILFCKYISITFSLNGAMFVSNAAYNNLGLAKYSTYFNFAKATIFTIPFVYFGSIWWNAPGVIFGQAIGASIIGAISILFSYKLIQNLIKKL from the coding sequence ATGAGAAAAAAGAAAAAGACAACCGACTCAATTCATGAAATCAGAGAAAGTTCGGAATTATCTAATGAAGATTCAATCTTAATTCCAAATCCGATTCCTGTTCAACCTGAATTGCAAAAAGGAAAATTTGTAACTGGGTCAATATGGCGTCATGTGATTGTGATGTCTCTCACCGCATCCGTGGGATTGATCGCAATATTTTTTGTTGATTTAGTTGATATTTATTTCCTCAGTATTCTGGGTGAATCTGAGATAGCTGCGGCAGTCGGTTTTGCGGGAGCTATATTATTTTTTATGATAGCACTTTCCATAGGTCTTTCTATAACTATGACGGCACTGGTTTCTAAATCCTTGGGAAGTGGAAATCGAGCCAGGGCTATAGGATGGATGGCTAACGTTTATTTACTCATTGTTTATATAACTGTTCCCATTTCCATTGTTGTTTGGATTTTTATTCCTGAATTACTCAGTATGATCGGCGCCGAAGGAAAAGTGTTATCACTTGGGATGGACTATCTTCGTATCATTGTCCCATCTTCTCCTATACTTGCCTTGGCAATGGGAAGTGGAGCTGTCCTTCGTGCTATTGGAGATGCTAAAAGATCCATGTTCTCCACCATGGGAGGAGCAATCGTTAATGCAGTGTTAGATCCTATTTTTATTTTCTATTTTGAATTAGGAATTGAAGGAGCTGCAGTTGCAACGGTTTGTTCAAGATTCGCTATTCTTGCGATCGCACTTCATCCGCTTTATCATCTTCATAAAATGTTTGATGGATTCCATTTTAATCATTTTAGATTGGAGTTGCGTGAGATGATGAAGATATTTTTTCCTGCTGCTCTTACGAATCTTGCAACACCAATTGGCAATGCATATGTAATGTTTACAATCGCTGCATTTGGAGAGTCTGCGGTTGCGGGTATGTCTGTGATTGGAAGACTGGCTCCTGTCGCTTTCGCTGTGGTTTTTGCTTCGTCAGGTGCTGTCGGCCCGATAATAGGACAGAATTTCGGTGCCGAAAGATTCGATCGCTTGATGGAGACCTTGACTAAATCATATTATTTTGTATTTGGATATGTGGTTTTTATTTCTATAGTTCTTTATGCCATGAGCGATTGGATTGCTGACTGGTTCTATCTTGAAGATTCCGCTCGAGAAATTGTTATTCTTTTTTGTAAATATATTTCAATAACTTTTTCGTTGAATGGTGCAATGTTTGTATCCAATGCCGCATACAATAATCTTGGTTTGGCGAAATACTCAACTTATTTCAATTTCGCAAAAGCTACTATTTTTACAATTCCTTTTGTTTATTTTGGATCGATTTGGTGGAATGCGCCGGGTGTGATTTTTGGCCAGGCAATTGGTGCGAGTATTATAGGCGCAATTTCTATACTTTTTTCTTATAAATTGATTCAGAATTTGATTAAAAAATTATAA
- a CDS encoding c-type cytochrome: MLSKSQARAFFLGGSFIFSAVFIILTVDTVRQNDVRTNSQNLTESVLKGKLIWENNNCMGCHTLLGEGGYYAPDLTNVVDKRGAEWIKIFLDDPEAMFPGERKMVKYKFTKEEKSQIIDFLAWVGKIDTNGWPPAPNISSAGLSQSQDKVVVTNKTSMAMPVKFQQLCIACHAVGGSGGVVGPSLDHVGTKFDKEYLDKWLSDPQAVKPGTAMPKLPLSEMERKEIILYLSDLK, from the coding sequence ATGCTATCAAAATCTCAGGCAAGGGCATTCTTCTTGGGAGGCAGTTTTATTTTCAGTGCTGTCTTTATAATACTTACGGTCGACACGGTTCGGCAAAATGATGTGCGAACGAATTCGCAAAATCTGACTGAGTCTGTATTGAAAGGTAAGCTAATCTGGGAAAATAATAATTGTATGGGTTGCCATACTTTATTAGGTGAAGGCGGGTATTATGCACCTGACCTGACAAACGTCGTTGATAAACGCGGTGCAGAATGGATAAAAATATTTCTTGATGATCCAGAAGCAATGTTTCCTGGTGAGCGAAAAATGGTTAAATATAAATTTACCAAAGAAGAGAAATCACAAATCATCGATTTCTTAGCTTGGGTTGGCAAAATTGATACCAATGGATGGCCTCCAGCACCCAATATTTCTAGTGCGGGATTATCTCAAAGTCAAGATAAGGTGGTCGTAACTAACAAAACCTCGATGGCTATGCCTGTCAAATTTCAACAACTATGTATCGCATGCCACGCCGTGGGTGGCAGTGGTGGTGTAGTAGGGCCTAGCTTAGATCATGTTGGAACAAAATTCGATAAAGAATATTTAGATAAGTGGTTATCTGATCCGCAAGCTGTAAAGCCTGGAACAGCAATGCCTAAGTTGCCGCTAAGCGAAATGGAAAGGAAAGAAATTATTCTATACCTTTCTGATTTGAAATAA
- a CDS encoding cbb3-type cytochrome c oxidase subunit I yields the protein MKFQSQKIAYWFFATCMLLLSLQIVYGFIMGFARIGYDVFHEYIPFNTARATHTNLLVVWLLTGFMGAAYYIVPEESDRELYSPKLAWIQLISWVIVGVTAIIGFHFNIWEGRKLLEIPRPLDYLVVVNVLLFLYNIGMTIWKAKKNSTTQLVLFFGLLSAALLYLPGMIYFDNHTLDSYFRWWVVHLWVEGVWELIMGGILAFLLIKLTGVDREIVEKWLYIVVGLTFISGILGTGHHYYFIGTPKYWLLVGGIFSALEPLAFLAMAIWALNMYRKKGKDHPNKIALYWTLGSAVMSFVGAGFLGFAHTWPAVNQWTHGTLVTAMHAHLAFWGAYAMLVLAVISYVMPNMTGRKIYNGMSGYLAFWSSNIGMVGMTGALAVAGIAQVYLERKMGMDFLAVQKEVEFHFIGMLLAATLFTFGIALFIIDFIRYGMPSNESIGNSDDLDL from the coding sequence ATGAAATTTCAATCTCAAAAAATCGCATATTGGTTTTTCGCAACTTGTATGCTATTACTTAGTCTACAAATTGTTTACGGTTTTATCATGGGCTTTGCTAGAATTGGATACGATGTTTTCCATGAATATATACCTTTCAATACAGCACGTGCGACACATACGAATTTATTAGTCGTTTGGCTACTGACAGGATTTATGGGAGCTGCATATTATATAGTTCCCGAAGAGTCCGATCGAGAATTGTACAGTCCTAAGCTAGCTTGGATTCAGTTGATATCTTGGGTTATTGTTGGAGTTACTGCAATCATTGGATTTCACTTCAATATTTGGGAGGGAAGGAAGTTACTAGAAATTCCTAGACCGTTAGATTATTTAGTGGTTGTGAATGTTCTACTTTTCTTATATAACATAGGAATGACGATTTGGAAAGCTAAGAAAAATAGTACGACTCAATTGGTGCTTTTCTTTGGTCTACTTTCTGCTGCTCTTCTTTATCTTCCCGGCATGATCTATTTCGACAATCATACTTTGGATTCCTACTTTCGATGGTGGGTTGTTCATTTATGGGTTGAGGGAGTATGGGAATTGATTATGGGTGGAATCCTTGCATTTCTTTTGATCAAGTTGACTGGTGTGGATAGAGAAATAGTTGAGAAATGGTTATATATTGTGGTCGGATTGACTTTTATATCAGGAATACTGGGAACCGGTCATCATTACTATTTTATCGGAACCCCCAAATACTGGTTGTTAGTTGGTGGAATTTTCTCTGCATTAGAACCACTTGCTTTTCTCGCGATGGCAATCTGGGCTCTTAATATGTATCGCAAGAAAGGAAAAGACCACCCTAATAAGATTGCTCTTTATTGGACATTAGGAAGTGCTGTGATGTCATTCGTTGGTGCTGGATTTCTTGGTTTTGCTCACACATGGCCAGCAGTGAATCAATGGACACATGGTACGCTGGTAACAGCAATGCATGCACATCTTGCCTTCTGGGGAGCATATGCAATGTTAGTTCTTGCGGTAATCTCCTACGTTATGCCTAATATGACGGGTCGTAAAATATACAATGGAATGTCTGGCTATTTAGCATTTTGGTCATCCAATATCGGAATGGTTGGAATGACGGGAGCATTGGCAGTTGCAGGAATCGCACAGGTTTACCTAGAAAGAAAAATGGGTATGGATTTTCTTGCAGTTCAGAAGGAAGTAGAATTCCACTTTATAGGAATGTTGCTTGCAGCGACTCTATTTACGTTCGGAATAGCTTTGTTTATTATTGATTTCATTCGCTATGGTATGCCTTCGAATGAAAGCATCGGTAATTCTGATGATCTTGATCTATGA
- a CDS encoding CbbQ/NirQ/NorQ/GpvN family protein, which translates to MIRNAEPISSEQIQEPYYEPVGQEIEVFYKAAEHMLPLLLKGPTGTGKSRLLETMAYRLNRRLITVICNEETSSVDLVGRYIVKGADTVWQDGPLTIGVREGAIVYLDEVAEARPDVLVAIHSLTDHRRSLFIDRTNEEIVANKNFLLVASFNPGYQRGFKELKPSTRQRFLSIDFQYPKPTVESKIIMGETKIDERISSKLVQFANLVRNKPELGLAETISTRLLVSCALLIQSGLGPRLAGRTAIILPLTDDSDTIESLQDVYNLIF; encoded by the coding sequence ATGATTAGAAACGCTGAACCAATTTCTTCGGAACAAATTCAGGAGCCCTACTACGAACCAGTAGGGCAAGAGATAGAAGTTTTTTATAAAGCGGCGGAACATATGCTTCCGCTTCTACTCAAAGGTCCGACAGGAACTGGCAAGTCGAGACTGCTAGAAACTATGGCTTATCGATTGAATCGACGACTAATCACTGTAATATGCAATGAAGAAACATCTTCGGTGGATCTGGTGGGCAGGTATATTGTTAAGGGAGCAGACACTGTCTGGCAGGATGGTCCTTTAACCATTGGCGTTCGTGAAGGAGCAATAGTATATTTGGACGAAGTGGCTGAGGCAAGACCAGATGTATTAGTCGCAATACATTCTCTAACCGACCACAGAAGGTCATTATTTATTGATCGAACAAATGAGGAAATTGTTGCAAATAAAAACTTTCTACTCGTCGCTTCTTTCAATCCCGGATACCAGAGGGGATTCAAAGAATTAAAACCTTCAACAAGACAAAGATTTTTGAGCATTGATTTTCAATATCCAAAACCAACTGTGGAATCAAAAATCATAATGGGTGAAACCAAAATCGATGAGAGAATATCCAGCAAGCTTGTTCAATTTGCGAATCTTGTCAGAAATAAACCAGAGCTTGGATTGGCCGAAACAATTTCAACTCGGCTTCTTGTTTCTTGCGCTCTCCTCATTCAATCAGGTCTGGGGCCAAGACTTGCAGGTAGAACTGCTATTATACTTCCTCTCACTGATGATAGCGATACCATAGAATCTTTGCAGGATGTTTATAATCTTATTTTTTAA
- a CDS encoding nitric oxide reductase activation protein NorD produces MIDWEQYLFFFGYRKFKKIKELFAKPNPYFEYQIHKNDSQVSKYFLIMTGQSVLCISNHNHIHLSSTTFTFPEKMRVLNSEKESEEYIKIFLGIISFCYMEKYNSWKSDNDDSSKNQKLLLDNNSFKVYKKFLKKFPGWRNDWRAVNANLKKLNKIDPSHYQLLRNILRRAVDSVTINDSKSKVATNPYKLAQKFQERIKESKSSADYENAEVIEVNQKKIDEYTLGHNFEKIETAEEFEGNWRDIDGSEDMDEEEALKEVNLNYVIRSEDAVHSTQSMESSSGHAMEILDSTEKDISHYYDEWDFRSRTYKKEFCSLKESEFKESNLPLISIILNQKKKTILQFQKKMRILINQRRIQKRLSYGTDFDLDALVNRYSDIIACVSPTENIYTNHNIDSSDISLYFLMDLSLSTDSWIQGKRVLDVARESIVIFSECLHSMSIPFAVGGFYSRTRNHCKFLKIKNFQDDWNKIKYRMGSLEPVGYTRIGPALRHSKTLFNGLGMRKKWIILLTDARPNDYDRYEGKYGNEDVNQAVKECRNEGILIHTLAIGSEDRPTIPAMMRHASYQMLSNPDKLIDSLNDFFRRVIAS; encoded by the coding sequence ATGATTGATTGGGAACAATATTTATTTTTCTTTGGTTACAGAAAATTCAAAAAGATAAAAGAATTATTTGCTAAACCAAATCCTTATTTTGAGTATCAGATACATAAGAATGACTCACAAGTATCTAAATACTTTTTAATCATGACAGGACAGAGTGTACTCTGTATTTCCAATCACAATCATATTCATTTAAGTTCTACTACCTTTACCTTTCCAGAAAAAATGAGAGTATTAAATTCCGAGAAAGAAAGTGAAGAGTACATCAAGATTTTCCTAGGTATCATATCATTCTGTTATATGGAAAAATACAATTCATGGAAATCAGATAATGATGATAGCTCAAAGAATCAAAAGTTACTTTTAGATAACAATTCATTTAAGGTTTATAAGAAATTTCTGAAAAAGTTTCCAGGATGGCGAAATGATTGGAGGGCAGTCAATGCAAACCTCAAGAAACTAAATAAAATTGATCCTTCCCATTATCAATTATTACGAAATATTTTAAGAAGAGCGGTTGATTCTGTTACTATAAATGATTCGAAGTCCAAAGTTGCGACGAATCCATACAAATTAGCACAGAAATTTCAAGAACGAATCAAAGAATCCAAAAGTTCAGCGGATTATGAAAATGCAGAAGTAATTGAAGTCAATCAAAAGAAAATAGATGAATATACGCTCGGTCATAATTTCGAAAAAATAGAAACAGCCGAAGAGTTTGAAGGGAATTGGAGAGACATTGATGGCTCCGAAGATATGGATGAAGAAGAAGCTCTAAAGGAAGTCAATCTAAACTATGTAATTCGGTCAGAAGATGCAGTTCATTCAACTCAATCCATGGAATCAAGTTCTGGTCACGCGATGGAAATCTTGGATTCAACTGAGAAAGATATTTCCCACTACTATGATGAATGGGATTTTAGATCTAGAACTTATAAAAAAGAATTCTGCAGTCTAAAGGAATCTGAATTCAAAGAATCAAACCTTCCATTAATTTCAATTATTTTGAATCAGAAGAAAAAGACTATACTTCAATTTCAAAAGAAAATGCGAATCTTAATCAACCAAAGACGAATTCAAAAACGTTTAAGTTACGGAACGGACTTCGATCTAGATGCATTGGTGAATCGGTATTCAGATATTATAGCATGTGTATCACCTACTGAAAATATATACACAAATCATAATATAGATTCATCGGATATAAGTTTATACTTTCTCATGGATCTCAGCTTATCAACCGATTCCTGGATTCAAGGCAAGCGAGTTCTGGACGTTGCTCGTGAATCAATTGTAATTTTCTCCGAATGCCTTCATTCTATGTCCATTCCATTTGCTGTGGGCGGATTCTATTCTAGAACAAGAAATCATTGCAAATTTTTAAAGATCAAAAATTTTCAGGATGATTGGAATAAAATAAAATACCGAATGGGAAGCTTAGAGCCTGTCGGATATACTCGTATTGGGCCAGCTCTAAGGCATAGCAAAACTTTATTCAATGGATTGGGAATGCGCAAAAAATGGATAATTCTATTAACCGATGCAAGACCGAATGACTATGATCGATATGAAGGAAAATATGGAAATGAAGATGTCAATCAGGCTGTAAAAGAATGCAGGAATGAAGGAATATTGATTCATACATTGGCAATCGGTTCAGAAGATCGACCGACTATTCCAGCTATGATGCGTCATGCGAGCTATCAAATGCTTTCCAACCCGGACAAACTAATTGATTCACTGAATGATTTCTTTCGTAGAGTTATTGCAAGTTAG
- a CDS encoding NnrS family protein, giving the protein MSLNSFFQLSIWNTAFRPFFLFGAIQSFAVLSIWILILLRLIPNPIVMNPIHWHSYEMVFGFSRAIIIGFLFTAAQNWTGKTITRGKSLFILSLLWLLGRFIFLDNIYIQFLSAGFDLSFDFFALSLLTKPLYAEGQRHNRIIVYNFIIFTILHILTLFSFSGLLDSQLVMHFIHISIFSILVFIVIIAGRILPFFTGIVVPNYNFKKNETVENIVIQTSFLFIALELSLAWTEELRIAAGLFAIFFAIANLLRLLTWKSWLATRYPILIILHIGYVWLVIGLFLYGLSHLNLFPYSSSLHILTIGCIGIFIYGMITRVSLGHTGRKIQASNWIVLSYILINLAVIVRSFFPIANFYLLGYSISGILWIVAFGIFILTYFKILIQPRPDGKLS; this is encoded by the coding sequence ATGTCATTAAATTCTTTCTTTCAATTGAGTATCTGGAACACCGCTTTCCGTCCATTCTTCCTTTTCGGTGCGATTCAATCTTTTGCAGTTCTCTCGATCTGGATATTGATTCTCCTCAGATTGATTCCAAATCCAATTGTTATGAATCCGATCCATTGGCATTCTTATGAAATGGTCTTTGGTTTTTCTCGGGCAATCATCATAGGATTCCTTTTTACCGCAGCACAGAATTGGACTGGGAAAACGATCACAAGAGGCAAATCGCTTTTCATTTTAAGTTTACTTTGGCTATTGGGTCGATTTATTTTTCTAGACAACATTTATATTCAATTTCTATCGGCAGGTTTTGACCTTAGCTTTGACTTCTTCGCATTAAGTCTTCTCACTAAACCTTTATATGCCGAAGGACAAAGGCACAATAGAATCATCGTTTATAACTTCATAATTTTTACAATTCTGCATATACTCACTTTGTTTTCTTTTTCGGGACTTTTGGATTCTCAACTTGTAATGCATTTTATCCATATTTCCATTTTTTCAATTTTAGTATTTATAGTAATTATCGCAGGAAGAATTTTACCTTTTTTTACAGGAATCGTCGTTCCTAATTACAATTTCAAAAAAAATGAAACCGTTGAAAATATTGTGATCCAAACCTCGTTTCTATTTATAGCCTTGGAACTATCACTTGCATGGACAGAGGAACTTAGAATTGCAGCTGGACTATTTGCGATTTTCTTCGCAATTGCAAATCTCCTAAGATTGTTAACCTGGAAATCTTGGTTGGCTACGCGATATCCAATATTAATTATTTTGCATATAGGGTATGTATGGCTTGTGATCGGACTTTTTCTTTATGGTCTTTCTCACCTAAATCTTTTCCCATATTCATCAAGCCTTCATATTCTAACGATTGGCTGCATCGGAATATTTATTTATGGAATGATTACAAGAGTCTCGCTAGGACATACAGGTCGTAAGATTCAAGCATCCAATTGGATAGTGTTATCTTATATACTAATAAACTTAGCTGTAATTGTAAGATCATTTTTCCCAATAGCTAATTTTTATTTGCTTGGATATTCGATCTCTGGAATTCTTTGGATTGTTGCATTCGGAATATTCATTTTGACTTACTTCAAAATTTTGATCCAACCCAGACCGGATGGCAAATTAAGCTAA
- a CDS encoding Crp/Fnr family transcriptional regulator yields MTLKWIERPTADTLIQIFQNCKRIDYKQNEFLFHSGDTVEYLDLLVEGSIQIFKYDGNLNEMTLNFFNPINMIAEWAVLLGIPYPASGRFAKDSTVYRMPISEYQNKLNSEIGFNHLLMFSLLNKIDMLNSAINRGLTMDSLHRVAHFLYYSNDDLLRLKQNQIASLLYLRPETFSRTLKQFKDQGIIRIDKGRIEILNREDLKELIA; encoded by the coding sequence ATGACCTTGAAGTGGATAGAAAGGCCTACAGCAGATACACTCATTCAAATATTTCAGAATTGCAAAAGAATCGATTATAAACAGAATGAATTTCTTTTTCATTCAGGCGATACTGTAGAATATCTAGATCTATTGGTCGAAGGTAGCATACAGATTTTTAAATATGATGGCAATCTAAACGAAATGACTTTAAACTTCTTTAATCCAATAAATATGATCGCTGAATGGGCCGTACTTCTTGGAATTCCGTATCCAGCCTCTGGACGCTTTGCAAAAGATAGCACCGTTTACCGAATGCCTATTTCAGAATATCAGAACAAACTGAACAGTGAAATTGGATTCAATCATCTACTTATGTTCTCACTTCTCAATAAGATTGATATGCTAAATTCCGCAATCAATCGTGGCTTAACGATGGATTCTCTACATAGAGTAGCGCATTTTCTTTATTATAGCAATGATGATCTATTGAGATTGAAACAAAACCAAATTGCCTCTCTACTATATTTACGACCTGAGACATTTTCTCGAACATTAAAACAATTCAAAGACCAAGGAATTATTAGAATTGATAAAGGAAGAATTGAAATTTTAAACAGAGAAGATTTAAAAGAACTTATTGCTTGA